The following DNA comes from Sphingomonas flavescens.
ACTATATTGCTGTCCACGCCGGCCGGCTGGCATACCCCTTTTATCGGACGCACCGGCCGGGTTCCGCGCTGATGGAAGCGGCGGGCTGGGGCTGGAAATATCTCGTAAGCGGCCTACGCCAACGGCAGACAGAGCGAGTTCTGCGGCGGCTTGAGGGCAAGCGGTTCTTCTTGTTCACCCTGCAATTGTCCGGCGATTATCAGATCCGGAGCCATTCGCCTTTCCCCGAAATGCGCGCGGCGGCCCGTTATGTGATGGAAAGTTTCGCCCGGCACGCGCCGGAGGATGCTCACCTGCTGATTAAGGCTCACCCCTTCGATACATCGCTGTTCAACTGGCGGAGCAACATCGATCGCCATGCCCGGCGGCTGGACGTGCGGGACCGCGTACATTTCATCGACGGCGGCAATCTGGAGGAGCTTGCTGCGCAGACGGCCGGCATGGTCTGCGTCAACAGCACTTCAGCTACTTTGGCGTTGGCGGCGGGCAGTCCGGTCTGCACGCTTGGCGAGGCGATCTACAAGGTGCCAGGTCTCACCTTCCCGCGGCATCTCGACGAATTTTGGACCGATCCGACCCCGCCCGAGCCAGGCCTTTATGGCGCCTTCCGTCGAGTGCTGGTCGATCGCTGTCTGGTTCGCGGTGGAATCGCCAGCGAGTCGGCGGTGCAGACGTTAATCGGATCGATGCTGGAACGCCTCGGCTGCTAGCCGAGCGAGCGGAGCAGCTTCTCCACCACCGCGAAATGCTGATCCCAATTGGGTGGCGTGAAGCCCTGGATCCGTCGCATTTGCGCTGCCCGGGCCGGACTCGCGTCCGAGGCGTAGTCGAGAATCGTCCGTTCCCAAGCTGATTCGTCGCGAGGGTCCAGATAGTCCGGTAGGCCACCGGCGATTTCGCGAAAGACCGGCAAATCGCTGGCGATTGCGGGAACCTGAGCCGCCAGTGCTTCGATCAACGGGAGCCCATAGCCCTCGATGATGCTCGGAAAGAGGAGTGCACGTGCCGAGACGAGATGCCGCGCAATCTCTTCGT
Coding sequences within:
- a CDS encoding capsular biosynthesis protein; this encodes MHQLAGAMRERGLKVERINICAGDRVDWPEPATNFRGRFRDWPVFFDNFLREHQITDILLFGDCRPYHMSARGIAALRGVRTFVLEEGYLRPHWMTLELDGVNGHSRLARNKEWLIEQASALPPEPYLMPITATFRRRVRDTARHYIAVHAGRLAYPFYRTHRPGSALMEAAGWGWKYLVSGLRQRQTERVLRRLEGKRFFLFTLQLSGDYQIRSHSPFPEMRAAARYVMESFARHAPEDAHLLIKAHPFDTSLFNWRSNIDRHARRLDVRDRVHFIDGGNLEELAAQTAGMVCVNSTSATLALAAGSPVCTLGEAIYKVPGLTFPRHLDEFWTDPTPPEPGLYGAFRRVLVDRCLVRGGIASESAVQTLIGSMLERLGC